One genomic segment of Pelagerythrobacter marensis includes these proteins:
- a CDS encoding MgtC/SapB family protein: MVLNDPVLVHWMDWDLLVRLGVAAILGLALGLDRELRGHAAGMRTHGLICFAAAAMTVSVISLFGQLEGERMDPLRVYEATGAFIGIIGAGLIVFSKGEVKNLTTAAHLWLAAVVGIACGAAQWPLVVIAAVISVVMLTLLGLVERRWFPDEDAGR; encoded by the coding sequence ATGGTGCTGAACGATCCCGTTCTCGTCCACTGGATGGACTGGGACCTGCTGGTGCGCCTGGGCGTGGCCGCGATCCTCGGCCTCGCGCTCGGGCTCGACCGCGAGCTGCGCGGCCACGCCGCGGGGATGCGCACCCATGGGCTGATCTGCTTCGCTGCGGCGGCGATGACGGTCTCGGTCATCTCGCTGTTCGGCCAGCTCGAAGGCGAGCGGATGGATCCGTTGCGTGTTTACGAGGCGACGGGCGCCTTCATCGGCATCATCGGCGCCGGGCTGATCGTGTTCAGCAAGGGCGAAGTGAAGAACCTGACCACGGCCGCGCACTTGTGGCTGGCGGCGGTGGTCGGGATCGCCTGCGGCGCGGCGCAATGGCCGCTGGTGGTGATCGCGGCGGTGATCTCGGTCGTCATGCTGACCCTGCTGGGCCTGGTCGAGCGGCGCTGGTTCCCGGACGAGGACGCAGGCCGGTGA
- a CDS encoding FtsK/SpoIIIE family DNA translocase, protein MATRAATKSPTTDWRATFRRSLRRAAQMAGAGILFACALFLTLALVSYTQTDPSPSTAAAGNDVGNWMGTSGAWAAERVLFAFGISAIFLLPLLYVGARKLWRDVEEEDRDTDTHWLRPVGMLLLAMILLSSVLSLAFDGPGGSLPASSGGIAGLLGAGAIETLASRLPEGGRGWAILAMAVACLAGGIALVTRVFAIDWRALLTLPGFLRRAPGISADNVPFLPRPKRAAKVSVESDTAPETAEQREERSAPRRAPEIAERSAPPRPAKLDKAKQRDMFAAFELPSLDILEEPPTDKGPKLDRLALERNARLLETVLDDFNVKGEITAVRTGPVVTMYELEPAPGIKASRVVGLAEDIARNMSAISARVSPIPGKTVMGIELPNAHRQMVAFKELAACEAFANAKGSLPIILGKDIAGEPIVADLAAMPHLLVAGTTGSGKSVGLNCILLSLLYRFTPDECRLILIDPKVLELKSYDDIPHLLSQVVTEPHKSVRALKWAVEEMERRYRMMSSINSRNIHSFNERVKAAIAKGKPLGRRVQTGFDPETGEELFEEEQLDYTPLPQIVLIVDELADLMVTVGKEIEVLIQRLSQKSRAAGIHLIMATQRPSVDVITGVIKANLPTRISFNVTSRIDSRTILGEQGAEQLLGKGDMLYKPSSGAMVRVHGPFVSDEEVEAVAEHWRGQGKPEYVDAVTEEPEDGGFSFDDELTASDNPEERKYRQACQIVFENQKASGSWLQRQMGVGYNTAAKWIERMEEEGLVGPANHVGRREIFRDQDGNPI, encoded by the coding sequence ATGGCCACTCGCGCGGCCACAAAATCGCCGACCACCGACTGGCGCGCCACTTTCCGGCGCAGCCTGCGCCGCGCCGCGCAGATGGCGGGGGCGGGCATTCTGTTCGCCTGCGCGCTGTTCCTCACGCTCGCACTGGTCAGCTATACCCAGACCGACCCCAGCCCTTCGACCGCGGCGGCCGGCAACGATGTCGGCAACTGGATGGGCACCAGTGGCGCCTGGGCGGCCGAACGGGTCCTGTTCGCTTTCGGCATCTCGGCCATCTTCCTGCTTCCCCTGCTCTACGTCGGCGCGCGCAAGCTGTGGCGCGATGTGGAGGAGGAAGACCGCGATACCGACACCCACTGGCTGCGCCCGGTCGGCATGTTGCTGCTGGCCATGATCCTGCTCTCCAGCGTCCTTTCGCTGGCGTTCGACGGTCCCGGCGGATCGCTGCCCGCGTCGAGCGGGGGGATCGCCGGCCTGCTGGGCGCCGGCGCGATTGAGACGCTCGCCAGTCGCTTGCCCGAGGGCGGACGCGGCTGGGCCATTCTGGCGATGGCCGTCGCCTGCCTGGCTGGCGGAATTGCGCTGGTCACCCGCGTTTTCGCGATCGACTGGCGCGCGCTCCTGACCCTGCCCGGCTTCCTCCGCCGCGCGCCGGGAATTTCGGCGGACAATGTGCCCTTCCTGCCGCGTCCCAAACGCGCGGCGAAAGTCAGTGTGGAAAGCGATACCGCGCCGGAAACGGCCGAACAGCGCGAGGAACGCAGCGCGCCGCGCCGCGCGCCCGAAATCGCCGAACGCAGTGCCCCACCGCGCCCGGCCAAGCTCGACAAGGCGAAACAGCGCGACATGTTCGCCGCGTTCGAGCTGCCCAGCCTCGACATTCTGGAAGAACCGCCGACCGACAAGGGCCCCAAGCTCGACCGCCTGGCGCTGGAACGCAATGCGCGCCTGCTCGAAACCGTGCTCGACGATTTCAATGTGAAGGGCGAGATCACCGCCGTGCGCACCGGCCCGGTGGTGACGATGTACGAGCTGGAGCCCGCGCCCGGGATCAAGGCCAGCCGCGTGGTCGGCCTGGCCGAAGATATCGCCCGCAACATGAGCGCGATCAGCGCCCGCGTCTCCCCCATTCCAGGCAAGACGGTGATGGGGATCGAACTGCCCAACGCGCACCGCCAGATGGTCGCGTTCAAGGAACTGGCCGCGTGCGAAGCCTTCGCCAATGCCAAGGGGAGCCTGCCGATCATCCTGGGCAAGGATATCGCGGGCGAACCGATCGTCGCCGATCTCGCGGCCATGCCTCACCTTCTGGTGGCGGGCACGACCGGGTCGGGCAAGTCGGTCGGGCTGAACTGCATCCTGCTGAGCCTGCTCTATCGCTTCACGCCCGACGAATGCCGGTTGATCCTGATCGATCCCAAGGTGCTGGAGCTGAAAAGCTACGACGATATCCCGCACCTGCTGTCGCAAGTCGTGACCGAGCCGCACAAGTCGGTCCGCGCGCTCAAGTGGGCGGTGGAGGAGATGGAGCGGCGCTACCGGATGATGAGCTCGATCAATTCGCGCAACATCCATTCGTTCAACGAGCGGGTGAAGGCCGCGATCGCCAAGGGCAAGCCGCTCGGCCGCCGGGTCCAGACCGGGTTCGATCCCGAAACGGGGGAGGAACTGTTCGAGGAGGAGCAGCTCGATTACACCCCCCTGCCGCAGATCGTGCTGATCGTCGACGAGCTGGCCGACCTGATGGTCACCGTCGGCAAGGAGATCGAGGTCCTGATCCAGCGGCTGAGCCAGAAATCGCGCGCCGCGGGCATCCACCTGATCATGGCGACCCAGCGCCCCTCGGTCGATGTCATCACCGGCGTGATCAAGGCCAACCTGCCGACACGGATCAGCTTCAACGTCACCAGCCGGATCGACAGCCGCACGATCCTGGGCGAACAGGGCGCGGAACAGCTGCTGGGCAAGGGCGACATGCTCTACAAGCCCAGCTCCGGCGCGATGGTCCGCGTCCACGGCCCCTTCGTCTCGGACGAGGAAGTCGAGGCCGTGGCCGAACACTGGCGCGGCCAGGGCAAGCCCGAATATGTGGACGCCGTGACCGAGGAGCCGGAGGACGGCGGCTTCAGCTTCGACGACGAACTGACCGCGAGCGACAATCCCGAAGAGCGCAAGTACCGCCAGGCCTGCCAGATCGTGTTTGAAAACCAGAAGGCCAGCGGATCGTGGCTCCAGCGCCAGATGGGCGTGGGCTACAACACCGCGGCCAAGTGGATCGAACGGATGGAGGAAGAAGGGCTGGTCGGCCCCGCCAACCACGTCGGCCGCCGCGAGATCTTCCGCGACCAGGACGGCAACCCGATCTAG
- a CDS encoding GDYXXLXY domain-containing protein encodes MRRPFALAAALALPLAGLGLSWAAAEYTSRQGTVWHVPITGYDPRDILRGHYVIYTYDWPGLETAARDRQFGDTLCLEGNAPHLTRAFPPQGRPCAAFVTARGGWNDPEGGLASGRLYVAQERATELERRLADPALQGMVRIRVREDGHLTPLDITFRERDGEAAQTTRNER; translated from the coding sequence ATGAGGCGGCCATTCGCCCTGGCCGCGGCGCTGGCGCTTCCGCTCGCGGGGCTCGGGCTGAGCTGGGCGGCGGCCGAATATACCTCGCGCCAGGGAACCGTGTGGCACGTGCCGATCACCGGATACGACCCGCGCGACATCCTGCGCGGGCACTACGTGATCTATACGTATGACTGGCCCGGCCTCGAAACCGCGGCGCGCGACCGGCAGTTCGGGGACACGCTGTGCCTGGAAGGGAATGCGCCGCACCTGACGCGCGCATTCCCGCCGCAAGGGCGGCCCTGCGCGGCCTTCGTCACCGCGCGCGGGGGATGGAACGATCCTGAAGGCGGGCTGGCGAGCGGGCGGCTCTATGTTGCGCAGGAGCGTGCGACCGAGTTGGAACGTCGGCTGGCCGATCCCGCCCTGCAGGGCATGGTGCGCATCCGCGTGCGCGAAGACGGCCACCTCACCCCGCTCGACATCACCTTCCGCGAACGTGATGGTGAGGCGGCGCAGACGACACGGAACGAACGCTAG
- a CDS encoding YggS family pyridoxal phosphate-dependent enzyme, with product MKNPDTPLQQVRERIGRACKVARRDPADVTLVAVSKTHPAEAIEPLLREGQRVFGENRVQEAQTKWPALREAWPDAEVHLIGQLQSNKAEDAVALFDCIHSLDRPSLLKALVKAMDRAGKRVPCFIQVNVGEEDQKGGCAPGDLAGFIARARDAEIPLAGLMCIPPLDIEPAPFFAFLDKLARDNGLTGRSMGMSGDYETAVMLGATHVRVGTALFGARG from the coding sequence ATGAAAAACCCAGATACCCCCCTGCAACAGGTCCGCGAACGCATTGGCCGCGCGTGCAAGGTCGCGCGCCGCGATCCCGCCGACGTGACCCTGGTTGCCGTGAGCAAGACGCACCCTGCCGAGGCGATCGAACCGCTCCTGCGCGAAGGGCAGCGGGTCTTTGGCGAAAACCGGGTGCAGGAAGCGCAGACCAAGTGGCCCGCGCTGCGCGAGGCCTGGCCCGATGCCGAAGTGCATCTGATCGGCCAGCTTCAGTCGAACAAGGCGGAAGACGCGGTGGCCCTGTTCGACTGCATCCATTCGCTCGACCGGCCCAGCCTGCTCAAGGCGCTGGTCAAGGCGATGGACCGGGCGGGCAAGCGGGTCCCGTGCTTCATCCAGGTCAACGTGGGCGAGGAAGATCAGAAGGGCGGGTGCGCGCCGGGCGATCTCGCCGGATTCATCGCCCGCGCCCGCGATGCGGAAATCCCGCTCGCCGGGCTGATGTGCATTCCGCCGCTGGACATAGAGCCGGCGCCGTTCTTCGCATTTCTCGACAAGCTGGCGCGCGACAACGGGCTGACGGGCAGGAGCATGGGGATGAGCGGCGATTACGAAACCGCCGTGATGCTGGGCGCCACCCATGTGCGCGTTGGCACCGCGCTGTTCGGCGCGCGGGGCTGA
- a CDS encoding DUF2157 domain-containing protein, giving the protein MIGRKLSAWQRAGLLDEQTVVAIRAYEADHARPLALWAAIGIGALAIGLGLVSVVAANWEDIPGRLRLAVHFAALAGLAALLWRVPRARADDRPWMQEAALFVFGVLGLTFFGHLGQVYQTSAPLWQPLSLWLVLFGPVLLLRGSSWLTAILFAGVIVWASWGFADPVRTQFGADRRPDVVIGLTTALPVLLAPLGAWMRERDARDGFWCRLEQLGFAYAIGCASLVAVASGFGEMDGDGLFSFGAQMAQVIVGLAAAALLVGARRGRSGQALGGAVAGAALTILLSRMIGDSQLAAGILFMALWVGVALAALYGGWRGVFQLAVAAVAVRLVILSFELASDLLTSGFGLILAGLLIFGIAWAAVRLSRRLAPERGEGA; this is encoded by the coding sequence ATGATCGGCCGCAAACTTTCCGCCTGGCAGCGTGCCGGGCTGCTCGACGAGCAGACGGTCGTGGCGATCCGCGCGTACGAGGCTGACCATGCGCGCCCGCTGGCGCTGTGGGCCGCGATCGGCATCGGTGCACTGGCCATCGGCCTCGGGCTGGTGTCGGTGGTCGCCGCGAACTGGGAGGATATTCCCGGCCGCCTGCGCCTTGCCGTCCATTTCGCCGCGCTCGCCGGACTGGCCGCCCTGCTCTGGCGCGTGCCGCGCGCGCGCGCGGACGACCGCCCCTGGATGCAGGAAGCCGCGCTGTTCGTGTTCGGCGTGCTCGGCCTCACTTTCTTCGGCCATCTCGGCCAGGTCTATCAGACCAGCGCGCCGCTGTGGCAGCCGCTGTCGCTGTGGCTGGTGCTGTTCGGCCCGGTGCTTCTGCTGCGCGGGTCGAGCTGGCTCACCGCGATCCTGTTCGCCGGCGTTATCGTGTGGGCGAGCTGGGGCTTTGCCGATCCGGTGCGGACGCAGTTCGGCGCGGACAGGCGCCCCGATGTCGTGATCGGGCTGACGACCGCGCTGCCGGTCCTGCTCGCGCCGCTGGGCGCCTGGATGCGCGAGCGCGATGCGCGGGACGGTTTCTGGTGCAGGCTGGAACAGCTCGGCTTCGCTTATGCGATCGGCTGTGCCTCGCTGGTCGCGGTGGCAAGCGGATTTGGCGAGATGGACGGCGACGGGCTGTTCTCCTTCGGTGCCCAGATGGCCCAGGTTATCGTCGGCCTCGCCGCCGCGGCGCTGCTGGTCGGCGCGCGGCGCGGCAGGTCGGGGCAGGCGCTGGGCGGGGCGGTCGCCGGCGCGGCGTTGACGATCCTGCTCAGCCGCATGATCGGCGACAGCCAGCTTGCGGCGGGCATCCTGTTCATGGCGCTGTGGGTCGGCGTTGCGCTGGCCGCGCTCTACGGCGGGTGGCGGGGCGTGTTCCAGCTCGCGGTTGCGGCAGTGGCGGTGCGGCTGGTGATCCTCAGCTTCGAACTGGCGAGCGACCTCCTGACCAGCGGCTTCGGCCTGATCCTTGCCGGGCTTCTGATCTTCGGCATTGCCTGGGCCGCGGTGCGGCTGTCGCGCCGCCTCGCTCCGGAACGGGGGGAAGGGGCATGA
- a CDS encoding Ku protein gives MAARAYWQGQIRLALVSIPVEVYAATKSGASISFRQIHEPSGKPINYEKVVQGIGPIDRDDIVKGYEISKGNYVLLEEEEIEAVKIESRKTLELVQFVDADEIDVFYFEKPYYVVPQDELAEEAFIVLREALRQKKKVALGQLSVRGRETLVSLKPCGKGLVLETLRYEDEVRKAQTYFKDIPDDKPDKEMLELAGTLIDKKSAPFDAGEFEDRYVDAIRKLIDRKAKAKGKTILEDVDEPAPSGGSNVIDLMSALKKSVKEDKPAKKASSKKSSSGKSGGKSRKSA, from the coding sequence ATGGCCGCACGCGCATATTGGCAGGGGCAGATCAGGCTGGCGCTGGTTTCGATACCGGTCGAAGTCTATGCCGCGACGAAGAGCGGGGCCTCGATTTCCTTCCGCCAGATCCACGAGCCCAGCGGCAAGCCGATCAATTACGAGAAAGTCGTCCAGGGGATCGGCCCGATCGACCGCGACGACATCGTCAAGGGCTACGAGATTTCCAAGGGCAACTACGTCCTGCTGGAGGAAGAGGAGATCGAGGCGGTCAAGATCGAGAGCCGCAAGACGCTGGAACTGGTCCAGTTCGTCGATGCGGACGAGATCGACGTGTTCTATTTCGAGAAGCCTTACTACGTCGTGCCGCAGGACGAGCTGGCTGAAGAAGCCTTCATCGTCCTGCGCGAGGCATTGCGCCAGAAGAAGAAAGTGGCGCTGGGCCAGCTATCGGTGCGCGGGCGCGAAACGCTCGTCAGCCTCAAGCCCTGCGGCAAGGGGCTGGTGCTTGAAACGCTGCGCTACGAGGACGAGGTCCGCAAGGCGCAGACTTATTTCAAGGACATTCCCGACGATAAGCCGGACAAGGAGATGCTGGAGCTGGCCGGGACGCTGATCGACAAGAAAAGCGCGCCGTTCGACGCCGGCGAGTTCGAGGACCGCTATGTCGATGCGATCCGCAAGCTGATCGACAGGAAGGCCAAGGCGAAGGGCAAGACGATCCTGGAGGATGTGGACGAGCCGGCACCCTCCGGCGGGTCGAACGTGATCGACCTGATGTCCGCGCTCAAGAAATCGGTGAAAGAGGATAAGCCCGCGAAGAAAGCCTCTTCGAAGAAATCCTCCTCGGGCAAATCGGGCGGCAAGTCGCGGAAGAGCGCGTGA
- the ligD gene encoding DNA ligase D, whose product MSRRDPLAEYNRKRDFSKTAEPAGERAGGEGGSRFIVQKHAASRLHWDFRLEADGVLKSWAVTKGPCPDPDVKRLAVRTEDHPMSYADFEGTIPKGEYGGGTVMLWDRGTWAPVEGKSWKDIEKGHLHFTLDGERMKGEWLLVRMKKKPGEKRENWLLRKIEDEHAEPGDTLVERELTSVLTGRAMAEIAADKQGEHSLEGKSGRAFAREMAKAGENNAKKAAKAKKKPARKGGAGKPPAFRKLQLATLVDAVPAGNGWMHEIKFDGYRALIAAAGGTVRVYTRSGKDWSEKFAPLARAFAALDLPACLIDGEIVAYDTAGNPDFSSLQRVLKRGHGAQGESDRLAFHGFDLLEADGEDLTGLPNVERKERLEALLEGVEAPIHVADHVIGAGEKLYRAMCDAAQEGIISKTIDAPYRGSRTRNWVKVKCTLRQEFVIVGWKASSAKGRPFASLLLAQHEGSGEDARLVYKGNVGTGFSHETLEDMAAKMKRLERKTPPVEVDRASARQVTWVTPKLVAEIAFSEFTADGNVRHGSFLGLRSDKDADEVRPEKAGSAPDTGAAQDVEISSRERVIFPDAKCTKGDLADYYADVAPLMLPFAAQRPVSLVRCPQGRAKKCFFQKHDSGSFGPHVRHVPIAEKKGGTEDYLYLEDAAGLLACVQMGTIEFHGWAARSGDVERPDRMIFDLDPDEGLDFADVKQAAEDLRRKLADIGLTSHAMLTGGKGVHVVVPLTPGHSWEVHKDFASRFAEALSMAEPDRFTATMSKAKRKGKIFIDWLRNQRGSTAVVPYSARAREGAPVAAPIAWGELKSFGDAKPFTIADAAKLHARAKSKSLAGWGFAEQRLPDI is encoded by the coding sequence GTGAGCAGGCGCGACCCCCTGGCCGAATACAATCGCAAGCGCGATTTCTCGAAGACCGCGGAACCGGCGGGGGAGCGCGCCGGGGGCGAAGGCGGCAGTCGCTTCATCGTCCAGAAGCACGCGGCCAGCCGCCTTCACTGGGATTTCCGGCTGGAAGCCGACGGCGTGCTCAAGTCCTGGGCCGTGACCAAGGGGCCGTGTCCCGATCCCGACGTCAAGCGCCTGGCCGTGCGGACCGAGGATCACCCGATGTCCTACGCCGATTTCGAAGGCACGATCCCGAAGGGCGAATATGGCGGCGGCACGGTCATGCTGTGGGATCGCGGCACCTGGGCCCCGGTGGAAGGCAAGAGCTGGAAGGATATCGAAAAGGGCCACCTGCACTTCACTCTCGATGGAGAGCGGATGAAGGGCGAATGGCTGCTCGTGCGCATGAAGAAGAAGCCGGGTGAAAAGCGCGAAAACTGGCTCCTGCGCAAGATCGAAGACGAACATGCCGAACCCGGCGACACGCTGGTGGAGCGCGAGCTGACCAGCGTCCTGACCGGCCGCGCGATGGCGGAAATCGCCGCCGACAAGCAGGGCGAGCACTCGCTCGAAGGCAAGTCGGGCCGGGCATTCGCAAGGGAAATGGCCAAGGCGGGCGAAAACAACGCGAAGAAGGCGGCGAAAGCGAAGAAGAAGCCGGCGCGCAAGGGGGGCGCCGGCAAGCCACCGGCATTTCGCAAGCTGCAACTGGCCACGCTGGTCGATGCGGTGCCCGCGGGCAATGGCTGGATGCACGAGATCAAGTTCGACGGTTATCGCGCGCTGATCGCCGCTGCGGGCGGGACGGTGCGCGTCTATACCCGCAGCGGCAAGGACTGGAGCGAAAAGTTCGCCCCGCTTGCCCGCGCCTTCGCCGCGCTCGACCTGCCGGCCTGCCTGATCGACGGGGAGATCGTCGCTTACGATACCGCGGGCAATCCCGATTTCTCCTCGCTCCAGCGCGTGCTCAAGCGCGGGCACGGCGCGCAGGGGGAAAGCGACCGGCTCGCCTTCCATGGCTTCGACCTGCTCGAAGCCGATGGCGAGGACCTGACCGGCCTGCCCAATGTCGAGCGCAAGGAACGGCTGGAGGCGCTGCTCGAAGGGGTCGAGGCGCCGATCCACGTCGCCGATCACGTGATCGGCGCGGGGGAGAAGCTCTACCGCGCGATGTGCGACGCGGCGCAGGAAGGGATCATCTCCAAGACGATCGACGCCCCCTATCGCGGCAGCCGGACGCGCAACTGGGTGAAGGTCAAGTGCACGCTGCGTCAGGAATTCGTGATCGTCGGATGGAAGGCGTCGAGCGCGAAAGGCCGCCCCTTCGCCTCGCTTCTGCTGGCCCAGCACGAAGGATCGGGCGAGGATGCGCGGCTCGTCTACAAGGGCAATGTCGGGACCGGCTTCTCGCACGAGACGCTGGAGGACATGGCGGCGAAGATGAAGCGGCTGGAGCGCAAGACGCCCCCGGTCGAGGTCGATCGCGCTTCCGCTCGCCAGGTCACCTGGGTGACGCCGAAACTGGTCGCGGAAATCGCCTTCAGCGAATTCACCGCCGACGGCAATGTCCGCCACGGCAGCTTCCTCGGTCTGCGCAGCGACAAGGACGCGGACGAGGTCCGGCCGGAGAAGGCAGGCAGCGCACCTGACACCGGGGCCGCGCAGGACGTGGAGATATCGAGCCGCGAGCGGGTGATCTTCCCCGATGCGAAGTGCACCAAGGGCGATCTGGCCGATTACTACGCCGATGTCGCGCCGCTGATGCTGCCTTTCGCGGCCCAGCGCCCGGTCAGCCTGGTCCGCTGCCCCCAGGGGCGGGCGAAGAAGTGCTTCTTCCAGAAACATGACAGCGGATCGTTCGGCCCCCACGTCAGGCACGTGCCGATCGCGGAGAAGAAGGGCGGGACCGAGGACTATCTCTACCTGGAGGATGCCGCGGGCCTGCTCGCCTGCGTGCAGATGGGCACGATCGAATTCCACGGCTGGGCCGCGCGCAGCGGCGATGTCGAGCGGCCCGACCGGATGATCTTCGACCTCGACCCGGACGAAGGGCTGGATTTCGCCGACGTGAAACAGGCCGCGGAGGACCTGCGCCGCAAGCTGGCCGATATCGGGCTGACCAGCCATGCCATGCTGACCGGTGGCAAGGGGGTGCACGTTGTCGTGCCGTTGACCCCCGGCCATTCGTGGGAGGTGCACAAGGATTTCGCCAGCCGCTTTGCCGAGGCGCTGAGCATGGCCGAACCCGATCGCTTCACCGCGACGATGAGCAAGGCGAAACGCAAGGGCAAGATCTTCATCGACTGGCTGCGCAACCAGCGCGGCAGCACCGCGGTCGTCCCCTATTCGGCGCGCGCGCGCGAAGGGGCGCCGGTGGCCGCGCCGATCGCCTGGGGCGAGTTGAAATCGTTCGGCGATGCCAAGCCGTTCACGATCGCCGACGCGGCGAAGCTGCACGCGCGCGCGAAGTCGAAATCGCTCGCCGGGTGGGGCTTTGCCGAGCAGCGCCTGCCCGATATCTAG
- a CDS encoding thiamine phosphate synthase has translation MQRNHTLPNLWLLSDARNDARLEQALRSLPEGSGFIYRHYHLAPEPRRARYAVLAQIAHECGHRVVLSGSAGEARLWGAHGLYGPARRIGPGEGRLRIATAHDARGIEAANAIEADAVTLSPVFPTRSHPDAPTLGPMRFRALAARARMPVIALGGMTAARALELDWQRWAAIDGLV, from the coding sequence GTGCAGCGAAACCATACCCTCCCCAACCTCTGGCTGCTGTCCGATGCGCGCAACGACGCGCGGCTGGAACAGGCCCTGCGATCGCTGCCGGAAGGTTCGGGTTTCATCTATCGTCACTATCACCTCGCCCCGGAACCGCGCCGCGCGCGATATGCGGTGCTGGCGCAGATCGCGCACGAATGCGGGCACCGCGTGGTCCTGTCCGGCAGCGCGGGCGAGGCGCGCCTGTGGGGGGCGCACGGACTCTACGGGCCGGCGCGGCGGATCGGCCCGGGCGAGGGGCGGCTGCGGATCGCCACCGCGCACGATGCGCGCGGGATCGAGGCGGCGAACGCGATCGAGGCCGATGCCGTCACCCTCTCTCCGGTCTTTCCGACCCGCTCGCACCCGGATGCCCCCACTCTGGGCCCGATGCGTTTCCGCGCGCTCGCCGCACGGGCGCGGATGCCGGTCATCGCCCTGGGCGGAATGACCGCCGCTCGCGCGCTGGAACTGGACTGGCAGCGCTGGGCAGCGATCGACGGTCTGGTATGA